The Budorcas taxicolor isolate Tak-1 chromosome 5, Takin1.1, whole genome shotgun sequence genome includes a window with the following:
- the LOC128047260 gene encoding zinc finger protein 248-like, whose translation MNKSQEQVSFKDVCVDFTQEEWYLLDPAQKILYRDVILENYSHLVSVGNCITKPEVIFKIEQGEEPWILEERFPKQCRSEDWKVDDLIESTQENQDEHFWQLAFTSNKTLSTDSGDRVRKTLNLGTDSIPSSNFLYKICDSCEVSLKNISGLIINRKNYSRKKPDEFNVYEKLLLDIGHDKTPPGGKSYNQKKNVLNHEQDLTQSIFDQPFEYNENGRGKHGEAAFFTNKKVQIGETHCKYNECGRTFIQSFKLSLSQRTHFEMEPCECSICGKFFYMDLRLGHQRALMGDNPYEYNEYGQIFCDNSAFVIHQGTYTRKIPHEYKVSHKTWEKSALFKHQIVHMGKPYEHNENGNTFNKKSHLTQLRRAHSGEKTFECGECGKTFWEKSNLTQHQRTHTGEKPYECTECGKSFCQKPHLTNHQRTHTGEKPYECKQCGKTFCVKSNLTEHQRTHTGEKPYECNACGKSFCHRSALTVHQRTHTGEKPFICNECGKSFCVKSNLIVHQRTHTGEKPYKCNECGKTFCEKSALTKHQRTHTGEKPYECNGCGKTFSQRSVLTKHQRIHTRVKALSAS comes from the exons GAGCAAGTGTCATTCAAAGATGTATGTGTGGACTTCACCCAGGAAGAGTGGTACCTGCTGGATCCTGCTCAGAAGATATTATACAGAGATGTGATCCTAGAAAATTATAGCCACCTTGTCTCAGTAG GGAATTGTATTACTAAGCCAGAAGTGATCTTCAAGATCGAGCAAGGAGAAGAGCCTTGGATACTAGAGGAGAGATTCCCAAAACAGTGCCGCTCAG aaGACTGGAAAGTTGATGACCTAATAGAGAGCACCCAGGAAAATCAAGATGAACATTTTTGGCAACTTGCTTTCACCAGCAACAAAACATTAAGTACAGATAGTGGTGACAGAGTAAGGAAAACTTTAAATCTAGGTACAGACTCCATTCCTTCAAGcaattttctatataaaatatgtgATTCATGTGAAGtgagtttgaaaaatatttcaggcttaattattaacagaaaaaaCTATTCTAGAAAGAAGCCTGATGAGTTTAATGTATATGAGAAATTGCTCCTTGATATTGGGCATGACAAAACTCCTCCTGGAGGGAAATCTTATAATCAAAAAAAGAATGTCCTCAATCATGAACAGGATCTCACTCAGTCAATTTTTGACCAGCCTTTTGAGTATAATGAAAATGGAAGAGGCAAACATGGAGAGGCAGCCTTTTTCACAAATAAGAAAGTTCAGATAGGAGAGACACACTGTAAATATAATGAATGTGGAAGAACCTTCATCCAAAGTTTCAAGCTCAGTTTATCTCAGAGAACTCATTTTGAAATGGAGCCATGTGAATGCAGCATTTGTGGTAAGTTCTTCTATATGGATTTAAGATTGGGACATCAGAGAGCTCTTATGGGGGACAATCCTTATGAATATAATGAATATGGGCAAATTTTCTGCGACAATTCAGCTTTCGTTATCCATCAGGGAACTTACACAAGAAAGATTCCCCATGAATATAAAGTCAGTCACAAAACTTGGGAAAAGTCAGCTCTCTTTAAACATCAGATAGTACACATGGGAAAACCTTATGAGcacaatgaaaatggaaatactttCAACAAGAAGTCACATCTCACCCAACTTCGAAGAGCTCACTCAGGAGAAAAAACTTTTGAGTGTGGTGAATGTGGGAAAACATTCTGGGAGAAGTCAAACCTCACTCAGCATCAGAGaacacacacaggagagaaaccctatgaatgtactGAATGTGGGAAATCCTTTTGTCAGAAACCACATCTTACCAACCATCAGCGAACACATACAGGAgaaaaaccctatgaatgtaagcAGTGTGGGAAAACATTCTGTGTGAAGTCAAACCTCACCGAACATCAGAGAACACACACAggggagaaaccctatgaatgtaatgCATGTGGAAAATCCTTCTGCCACAGGTCAGCCCTAACTGTACATCAGAGaacacacacaggagagaaacccttTATATGTAATGAATGTGGTAAATCCTTCTGTGTGAAATCAAACCTCATTGTACATCAAAGaactcacacaggagagaaaccctacAAATGTAATGAGTGTGGGAAAACCTTCTGTGAGAAATCAGCTCTCACTAAACATCAGAGGACTCACACAggggagaaaccctatgaatgtaatgGATGTGGGAAAACCTTTAGTCAGAGGTCAGTACTCActaaacatcagagaattcacacaAGGGTGAAAGCTCTTTCAGCATCCTGA